Proteins found in one Sphaeramia orbicularis chromosome 8, fSphaOr1.1, whole genome shotgun sequence genomic segment:
- the nme3 gene encoding nucleoside diphosphate kinase 3 isoform X2, whose product MICLFLSIFAYIFQSGWTGVNERTFIAVKPDGVQRRLVGEIVRRFEKRGFKLVGLKLVKVSEELLGEHYADLRSKPFFSGLISYMSSGPVVAMVWQGLDVVKTARKMMGETNPGDSLPGTIRGDFCVEVGKNVIHGSDSVESAQKEISLWFRQNELQQWQKCGTNWIYN is encoded by the exons ATGATCTGCCTGTTTCTGTCCATATTTGCCTACATCTTTCAGTCAG GCTGGACTGGGGTGAATGAGCGCACCTTCATTGCTGTCAAACCAGATGGCGTTCAGCGGAGACTGGTGGGAGAAATTGTGCGTCGTTTTGAGAAGAGGGGATTCAAACTGGTGGGCCTCAAACTGGTGAAG GTGTCTGAGGAGCTCCTTGGAGAACACTATGCAGACCTGAGGAGTAAACCCTTCTTCAGTGGACTGATAAGTTACATGAGCTCCGGTCCAGTCGTAGCAATG GTGTGGCAGGGCTTGGACGTGGTCAAGACCGCACGCAAGATGATGGGGGAGACCAATCCAGGAGACTCACTGCCTGGGACCATCAGAGGAGATTTTTGTGTGGAAGTGGGCAA gaACGTGATCCATGGCAGCGACTCCGTGGAGAGCGCCCAGAAGGAAATCTCCCTGTGGTTTCGACAGAATGAGCTTCAGCAGTGGCAAAAATGCGGCACAAACTGGATCTACAACTGA
- the spsb3a gene encoding SPRY domain-containing SOCS box protein 3a — translation MSRRSRNSRAWRYVWGGIRRDADARALVLASESEDWSYDRLEYSDSDSEADFSAVMVPPVPSAVPVTGESYCGCDSQAETNYNPHLRGFHQVKDCHCGEDDQEFDWVWDANSRSTATLLSCDNRKVNFHSEYSCGTAAIRGSKELAEGQHFWEIKMTSPVYGTDMMVGIGTSDVNLDKYRHTFCSLLGKDADSWGLSYTGLLHHKGDKMNFSSRFGQGSIIGVHLDTWHGTLTFFKNRKCIGVAATELQNKRFYPMACSTAAKSSMKVIRSCSAPTSLLYLCCARLRQLLPDCIDTLDVLPLPPGLRQLLHNKLGWVLSLNSGSTEETPDGSERPSHLPVPPLAGPSSSESDSEGCTSDPEASQRKRCRWT, via the exons ATGTCCAGAAGAAGCAGGAACAGCCGTGCATGGCGATATGTCTGGGGTGGAATACGACGGGATGCTGATGCTCGGGCTCTTGTCTTGGCCTCTGAGAGTGAAGACTGGAGCTATGATCGCCTGGAG TACAGTGATTCCGACTCTGAGGCGGACTTTTCAGCAGTAATGGTCCCTCCAGTGCCCAGTGCAGTGCCTGTTACTGGTGAGTCCTACTGTGGTTGTGATTCCCAGGCTGAGACCAACTACAACCCACATCTCCGAGGCTTCCACCAAGTTAAAGACTGCCACTGTGGAGAGGACGACCAAG AGTTTGACTGGGTTTGGGACGCCAACAGTCGATCAACAGCAACGTTACTTAGTTGTGACAATCGCAAAGTGAATTTCCACTCCGAGTACAGCTGTGGTACAGCAGCAATCCGTGGTTCCAAAGAACTAGCAGAAGGGCAGCACTTCTGGGAAATCAAGATGACATCCCCAGTGTATGGAACAGACATG ATGGTGGGCATCGGTACTTCTGACGTCAACCTGGACAAATACAGACATACATTTTGCAGCTTACTTGGAAAAGATGCAGACAGCTGGGGCCTTTCTTACACTG GCTTGTTGCACCATAAAGGAGACAAGATGAACTTCTCTTCCCGGTTTGGACAGGGTTCTATCATTGGAGTCCATTTGGACACGTGGCATGGCACACTGACATTCTTCAAGAATCGAAAGTGTATAG gtGTTGCTGCCACAGAGCTCCAAAACAAGCGGTTCTACCCAATGGCCTGCTCCACGGCAGCAAAAAGCAGCATGAAGGTGATCCGGTCCTGCTCTGCACCCACCTCCCTGCTCTACCTTTGCTGTGCTCGCCTTCGCCAGCTGCTGCCGGACTGTATAGACACCCTGGACGTGCTGCCTCTACCACCAGGCCTTCGTCAGTTACTGCACAACAAACTGGGTTGGGTGCTCAGTCTGAATAGTGGCAGCACAGAGGAAACTCCAGATGGCTCTGAGAGGCCTTCTCACTTACCCGTCCCTCCTTTGGCTGGACCGTCCTCCTCTGAAAGCGACTCAGAGGGCTGCACCTCAGACCCCGAAGCCTCTCAGAGGAAGAGATGCCGCTGGACATGA
- the mrps34 gene encoding small ribosomal subunit protein mS34: protein MAKKKRLRLIAEMARKIRAYRELKSRPRDSQKYDLDYDTMKRPLTGKMLPILAWQDVRRESRLFSLMAGMRMFGVGRLFTRKSWLEDHTEPSYWQITKVKVDYTSENMDHGKAWGVLTYKGKQETEVKEIDKVMYHDWRLIPKHMEQQVKDFKPLPSPPVRFVPFPPLLRAMILAQQKKAGVVSEEPTLPLQRDVILNKDYFRTQEQERKRKEGTAV from the exons ATGGCGAAGAAAAAGCGGCTTCGCCTCATAGCTGAAATGGCTCGGAAGATCCGTGCTTACCGGGAGCTCAAGTCCAGGCCACGGGACTCCCAGAAGTACGATCTGGATTATGACACAATGAAGCGACCTCTTACTGGGAAGATGCTGCCCATACTGGCCTGGCAGGACGTCCGCAGGGAGAGCCGCCTATTCTCACTTATGGCAGGCATGAGGATGTTCGGGGTCGGCCGCCTCTTCACCCGCAAATCCTGGCTGGAGGATCACACAGAGCCCAGCTACTGGCAGATCACAAAGGTGAAGGTGGACTACACATCTGAG AACATGGATCACGGCAAAGCTTGGGGAGTCCTCACATACAAAG GAAAACAGGAGACTGAGGTCAAGGAGATTGACAAGGTGATGTACCATGATTGGCGTCTGATACCAAAACACATGGAGCAGCAGGTCAAGGATTTTAAACCGCTTCCTAGTCCGCCTGTACGCTTTGTCCCGTTTCCTCCTCTGCTCCGTGCAATGATTCTGGCCCAACAAAAGAAAGCAGGTGTAGTGTCAGAGGAGCCTACTCTACCCTTACAGAGAGATGTCATACTGAACAAAGACTATTTCAGAACGCAGGAAcaagagaggaagaggaaagagggGACAGCTGTGTGA
- the atp6v0ca gene encoding ATPase H+ transporting V0 subunit ca, with product MDAPEYSPFFAVMGASAAMVFSALGAAYGTAKSGTGIAAMSVMRPELIMKSIIPVVMAGIIAIYGLVVAVLIANNISERISLYKSFLHLGAGLSVGLSGLAAGFAIGIVGDAGVRGTAQQPRLFVGMILILIFAEVLGLYGLIVALILSTK from the exons ATGGACGCCCCCGAGTACTCGCCTTTCTTCGCTGTGATGGGAGCCTCTGCGGCCATGGTCTTCAGCG CACTCGGAGCAGCATATGGAACAGCAAAGAGCGGCACAGGCATCGCTGCCATGTCTGTGATGCGGCCAGAGCTCATCATGAAGTCCATCATCCCAGTGGTCATGGCGGGTATCATCGCCATCTACGGGCTAGTGGTGGCCGTGCTGATAGCAAACAACATATCTGAGAGAATCTCCCTCTACAA GAGTTTCCTGCACCTTGGTGCTGGTCTGAGTGTGGGTTTGAGCGGCCTGGCAGCCGGGTTTGCCATCGGCATCGTGGGTGACGCCGGTGTGAGGGGCACCGCCCAGCAGCCCCGGCTTTTTGTCGGCATGATCCTGATCTTGATCTTTGCTGAAGTGTTGGGGCTTTACGGCCTTATTGTGGCTCTCATCCTGTCTACAAAATAA
- the nme3 gene encoding nucleoside diphosphate kinase 3 isoform X1 — MAPKKRSQPDLHKLEDLVVKHARIEESGAARCWTGVNERTFIAVKPDGVQRRLVGEIVRRFEKRGFKLVGLKLVKVSEELLGEHYADLRSKPFFSGLISYMSSGPVVAMVWQGLDVVKTARKMMGETNPGDSLPGTIRGDFCVEVGKNVIHGSDSVESAQKEISLWFRQNELQQWQKCGTNWIYN, encoded by the exons ATGGCACCGAAGAAAAGGTCACAGCCAGATCTCCACAAACTTGAAGATCTGGTGGTGAAACATGCACGAATTGAAGAATCTGGTGCAGCTCGAT GCTGGACTGGGGTGAATGAGCGCACCTTCATTGCTGTCAAACCAGATGGCGTTCAGCGGAGACTGGTGGGAGAAATTGTGCGTCGTTTTGAGAAGAGGGGATTCAAACTGGTGGGCCTCAAACTGGTGAAG GTGTCTGAGGAGCTCCTTGGAGAACACTATGCAGACCTGAGGAGTAAACCCTTCTTCAGTGGACTGATAAGTTACATGAGCTCCGGTCCAGTCGTAGCAATG GTGTGGCAGGGCTTGGACGTGGTCAAGACCGCACGCAAGATGATGGGGGAGACCAATCCAGGAGACTCACTGCCTGGGACCATCAGAGGAGATTTTTGTGTGGAAGTGGGCAA gaACGTGATCCATGGCAGCGACTCCGTGGAGAGCGCCCAGAAGGAAATCTCCCTGTGGTTTCGACAGAATGAGCTTCAGCAGTGGCAAAAATGCGGCACAAACTGGATCTACAACTGA